tattatacgTGTCACCTGAACCTTTGACCCCAAAAGCCAGCAATGAGTAGTAAAGAGACTTGAAATGGCCTATTTAGAAATAAGTAAACAGATGAAGTAAATCAAACTCTTAGTACTAATACTTTGGTGGTGTTCAGCAGTTTTGTATGCATGACAACCAGTGGGTTAACTGAAGGTAATTGAACACATCAGAGATCCTGGCATATATTAGCTTTGTGGTTTTTCATCCGAAATGTGTGACTGAAATGAGACATGTGATTTTCATTTTGGAGGTGTAAGAGAATTGTTAGTAAACAGCTTTAAACTGCTCCATAGAATCTGATTTACTACGTTTATAACATTTCAATCGCCTTGTGCTGAGTGAAACTTTGCTGCTTGAATTTGAATCTGCCTAGGTTGGGAGTATGATGTCCTGGAAAGAATTATTAAAACttgtaaatatgtttaaaatatttaaaggaatttaaTGAAGTTTGCAAATGGGGTTGTTTTGGGGGGTTAAATCTGTTAAATGTATGAATGATTAGGACAAGGaagagtgtttttattttcacagaaaaattaCATTATCAATAAAACAAGATGTCCATAATGAACTTAaaagcttaagaaataaaattttaggattCTATCTCTTTAACagattgaaaattaatttaattatagtCATTTGCACACATACAAGCACCCCTGAACACTGAGAAACTCAAACTTTTTAAAGCTGTGGAATAACTACGTAAAcacacttcattcattcaaatgcctcttacacattcttttaaaaactgatcaTACCTCAggaaattgagttgttttttttttttaatattttggctgcactgcacggcaCATGggaaccttagttccctgaccagggatcgaacctgcatcccggGCAGCGAaagcgctgagtcttaaccaacggaccaccagggaagtccctggaatttgAAGCTTATTAAAGCACTTACACCCCGAGTTTAGGAAACTTTCTGGTTGGAACAATTTGCCTTTCCTCAACTCCTATACCACTATGCCCTTGGGCAGACTTGCATGTAAATAGCTAAAACAAGATATCTTGCGTATTGGCCTCTCTCAAAAGACTTTGACTGCCTGAGAGCACGCTCTGGCCTTGTTCCACAGTTTTCCTCACAGAGCTGCAGTCACAGCAGACCCACCTTGAACATTTACTGGCTTTTTACCAGCCGGTGGGAAAACCTATAGGAATGTTTCCCAAAGCAAAAGCCAACCTCTCTTCCCATGTCCTTTCTCCTGAGCAGCCCTGTCTCTTTCCCAGCGCAGGGGGTGTTCCAGAAACTCATGGAACGAACGCCTAAACAAGAGGGCCTCACAGTGAAAACTCATTTTTGGCCCATAAGTTCTGATTTAGTCTCAGTCCTCATATATGAGGGGACATATCACGTTGAGGGTTCTCTCTTTAAGAGATCCTCCAAGCGAATCCCTTGAAACTTAAAATAAGATTGACCACAGCTAACATTTATATGCACTAATATTTTAGGAGCTCTACATATCATAGCATCGACTATCCAACAGCACTATTACTCCCTgttaacagataaggaaactgtagTGCACAGTTACCTATTTTGCAAATGGCAGTCATGGATTTGAACTCTGGCAGTCAGACTCCACAAACTCAACTCCCTGTAACCACTATACCACACTGTTTTACTCCTAGACACAGCCAGAACTGGAACACAGAGCTTTGGCTTCTGTTGCTAAGTGACATTTCCGTAAACCACTGCACTGTTACTATTATATCGTTATTGGCAGTCTTCATTGCCTGTACTTTGAGTAAAAGATAGCctccaggaagaaagagaggtaAGGAGAAAAAACAGGAGAAGCTAGAGCAGCGTGCACTGATCCCCCGGGGACCTTGTAAaaaggcagattctgattcagaaggtctggggtgaggcctgagagcctgcatttccaacaagctcccaggtgctgctggaCAGCTGCTGTCTGAGGGACAGTCTGAATAGCAAGGGGTGAGATGACTCTTTCTGAGAATGTGTCCCCTGTGGCCAAAATAAAAGGATTGGGGAGATGTAGATGTCACAGAGCAGTTTGATGCTGTGGGAAACGAATAAAGGTAGAGTTTATTTTCAACTCACAGGAGCCTCATAAGGAAACcaccttttccttttaaaaacaaaactgaagtgtAAGAAGATTGAATGTGCCAAGGTCAAAAGCATATTAGGGTTGGTACAGGTGCCCCGACACCATCCTTGACCTCACACACATTTCTGGAAAACAGTTAAGCAAGGAGCAAGCAAAGAGCTGACATGGGAGCGTTGTTGCTTTAATATGGTGTGTGCCAAGCAGTATCAAAGTTGTCCATGCTTGCCAATTTTGTCCTGAGCATTTTTGatgagaaatattaagaaaaaaaggggaggggggtgctgATAAAGAGGCTAATTACACCTCTGGacttaaaaatgagaagacaagccacagaaattctcttccttaaaaaaacagccatttcaaaagattttctttaatatcataaaatattttcatggacaAGTGAGCTAGCAAACACACATGCACCAATGTGCCTTTTGACAAGAGtatccccctaccccccaccccccactcccacatCAAGATGGACATGAGATTGGAGAAATGAATACAGCAGATggtacagagaggaaaaaaaaaaaaaactgataaaaaggATGGATATAACATTGTGCTTGGTTATTTTCCTATgtcacaacaaaacaaaacattgcgGTGCAAATagttaatttttcctctttttccatttAAGTCTGgtggagaaaaaaatactttttctataataaaatatgtggtttttttggttttttactttttttaacgtaacttttctttttttgcagaaaataattttgtaaactgTCACTTCGCCGGCAGGGAGGCTCGATGCCACGTGGGTCCCAGCTCGCCCCTTTGCAGGCTGAGCGCGGAAACCAAACCCAGGCAGGAGAGGGGGGACAGCGGAGGCGCAGGGCGGGGCTTGCACGGCGGACGGGAGCGGGGGCGGGGACCGGGGGGGCGGGTTAGAGGTCACTCTCGCCGTACAGCGCCGTGGAGAAGGACATGTAGTCCAGAGCACCCGGCACGGCATCAGGGCCGGTGTAGGGGGCCATTCGTGCGATGCAGTACTCGGCCTGGTCCGGCGGCAGCTCACGGCGCAGCTCGTCCACGGTGATGTAGTTCTGCAGAGAGAGCGCGGTCAGGGCAGCCGCAAAGCCCGGCGGCCCCAAAGCAAGGCGGCCACGGAGCCCGGAGGCCATCAACTTCCCTCGTGATGTTTGGTCCCCTGCCCCGTCCCCACTCTGACCCGCTCCTCATACttctgcatatgtatatatagaactacgtgtgtgtacatacacatacacatgtatataacacacacataaatacctacatatatatgcatgtatataaatacgatagatatacatatacacatatatatacacatgtgtgtatatatttaaatccCCTTATGTTTTCCACTTCAAGGACGACTTCAGCCTGTTCCCAAGCTAATTTGAGTGCTAACTGCGCCTGTAATCTTTTCGTGTGTCACTCTTGCCTGTACCAACCACAGGCTGCAGCAATATCCGCAGAGCCATGTCCGGTGGAACAGAGGAGAGCCCCACACCCTCTCAGCTGGGCTCTGAGCAGATCACACAACTCCTGCCAATTCCATGGGCATCAAGTTGTGGGCATCCTTGCCACAGACAGCTACCTAAACCATGTTTGCAAAATTCGAACCTTCTACCCCCTCGCCTGGTTCCCAGTCTGGCTCTCTGCTTTCTCCCTGCCTTTGGGCCTGCATGAAAGTCTACTTGGAAGCTGCTTCTTGGGGGAGCTTGAGGTTCTGCAAGAGCTCAGGGGCTCTGACCCACAAGGTGGGCCCCTGTCCCATGCCCTACTTCTGCCAGAGTCCCCTAGAACATAGTCTGAAGGAGGGAGGGGTTGGCCCTCAGGTCACTTCAAAAGTCAGGAGACCAGGTCCCTTTCTGAGGTCCAGAGACCTCCTCCACAAAATGAGTCACTTCAAGGAGGTGGTTTCTGAGGGTCCTTCCAGGTCCAAAGTGCTATGACTCTAACAGGGTGTCCTTGAATTTCAATCAGACCTTTAGGAACCACTTTGTTGGTTGTGTCTGTATTTCAATATAGATTGAGACATTTCAGAAGCTATACTCCCTACTGGCTAATGAAGGATGGTGTAAGGATTATCCTGTGAATTTCACAGAAAGGGAATCTGGCCTCCAGATACCTCTGCCCCCAAATTCCCCTGGATTCTCCCACTTTTCCACCGTCAGGCAGGGCACCTGGAAGATCTGGAAAATTGAAGCTGACTGCTGCTCAGGGTAGAAAAATGAGAGACATGCTTCCTTCCTGCTCCCCACCTACGCCCCCTGCCTCGTGCCCAGAATGATGTAGGGGTGAAATCCAAGTGCCCAGATGGACCTCCCATCACCCACCCACTCACACACTCCACCTGACTTGACTGGATTGCCCTCCACCACCCATCATTTCATCGCCAGTATCTCATCACAAGTATGACACGCCGTGTTCCCGGCGGGAGACCCCCTTAAGCTAATGCTGTGTCCTAACACCTTAGCTGATCCCAAGACATTACAGAAATGGGTAGAGGTGGATAGCAGTGAGGCCCAGGGCGGGAAGAAGGAGCAGTGGAAATGCTCACGACCCGCCCTCCAGATCAGTCCACTCCAGCATGACCCCACACACCGCAGGCCCACCTTGTCCCCGGCCAGGATCTTGAAGGAAGCCATGACTTGGTCCGCTGTATCTGTGTCAGCCGTCTCGCGGGACATGAAGTCGATGAAGGCCTGGAATGTCACCACCCCCAGGCGGTTGGGGTCCACAATGCTCATGATGCGGGCAAACTCTGCCTCTCCCTGGAGGGAAGAGCCAACCCCAGGCCCGTCAGCCTCTCAGCAATGGTCTCCTCTCGCTACGGGCCTGAAGCCCTGGGGGCTCAGAATAGCCTGAGGCTGTTAGAGAGGGCACAGCAGACCCCCGACCTAACCTGGGCTGTCTTGAGGGCACGACAGGAACATAACACCCAAGAGTGACAACCCAGTTCGGGCTTCCCACCCTCTGTGGATGCCTGGGTTCCTCTTGGAGCAAGAATGATGCTGATGATAATGAATGAGAGCCATGACTAACCTTCACATGGCACATACTCTATGCCAGGCGCCATTCTAAGTGCTGCATTTAACCCTCCTCCCAACCACATGAGgtaggtatttattttattatttccaccAGGTTTCCAGATGAGAAACCTAAGGCCCAGACAGGcttagtgacttgcccaaggtcacacaatctGCAGGTAGTAGACCGGAGACTTGACCTTGGGTGGTCTGCCTCCACCACACTGTACTTTCTATGTGTCAAACACAGGCACGACACTCACACGAGTCCCTCCATTCAACCGGCGCGATGGCCCAGCAGGGTTCCCCTCACCTCATCCGGGCCCCTAAGCTGGTGACGGCAGAGCTGGCACTTACTCCCAGCTTCCCTGCTTCTAAAGCCCGTGCCCTTGCCCCTGCGCTGGGCAGCCCACAGGCTCTGCACTTTGCACCATAACCCAGGGGTCACCTGGCTGAGGCCCCTGTCCTGCTCAGAAGGCCTGCACGAGCGCTGGCCGCTgagagggctggggagaggctggaggcAACGGCAAAGGGGCTGCAGGCTCGGCTGGAGCCGTCACCAGGGCAGAGGTGGAATTCTCCATGTCTCCTGTGAGGTGAAGCAGAGCCAGCCCCCACCCGGAGTGCCCACTACCAGTCCTTCTTGGCAGCCTTGGGGTCAGCCCCACTGTCCACAGTGGGAGTGAAAGAGCCCACATCCGCTGTAAACATCGAAAGATAAACCAGCAGAGAGAGGCGAGAGGGCCGGGTCTCCGGGACACACACAGGCCCTGTGGCTGGGCCCAGCCTTCAGGGCACCATCTCCCCACCGACCAGAATCTTGAGGCCCCTCCGGGGAGGGCAGCCTGAGCCTGAGGGCCTCCAGCCCGCCACGGCCAGGACTTGGCCTCTCAGGTCAGCTGGCTGCCCCTCACCAGAGGGTGGGGTTTACGTTACCATGTTGTAACCCATGGAGATGAGGCAGGCGCGGAAATCATCCGTGTCCATCATGCCTGTCTTCTTCTGTGGGGCCAGTGGCACCGAGAcacaaggaggagggagggccgGCCGAGGGCCAGGAAGACAAGGCACAGGTGGCCAGAGGGGAGGTTGAGGGGTATGGTTTGGGGgtcaggaaggggagaggaacaCAGGAGGAGCAGATACAAATACATATCCGGGGAAAATGTCCACAGCATGGAGGAAGACAGAGCAGGGAGATGCAAAAATCCACCCACAGGATGGAGagcggggaggagagaggaaggtgggCACCGAGCAGGTTCCCACGAAAGACAAccgagggcagagggcagaggtcGGAGTAGTGGGAGGAGGAGCCCGACACGGGCCAGGCGGGGAGAGCAGGAGAAGACGAGCCCCACGGCCCACAGGAAAGGGGAGACGGGGAGatccagacagagagagaaaagaaaaaggagaaacgCGTTACTTCTCGCCCCGGACGCCACCCCTGAGTGTGCTCCATGCAGGAGGCGAGTACCTGGGGGTCGTTGCCAATATCATAACCCAAGCTGATGAGGCAGGCTTTGAACTCCTCGGGACCCAGCGTGCCGGAGTGATCCTGGGGCCGCCGTGCGCCAGCCAGCGAGCCATGCGGTGCCAGGGAGGTGGAGGCcgtgaggggagggggtgggccaTGCCCCAGTGGAGGGTAGCGTGTGTGGGGAGACACAGGGACAAAGGCATGCggcggggggggagggtggagggcggaggggcgggggaggaggggaaataaAAGTGCACACGGTTAGACACACGGACGTGGTCCGGAGGGGACCCGCTCCCCGGCACACACAGCCCTGCTCCGGGAGGCAGGTCCGAGGGGAGCACGGTGAGCCACGGGCGGAAGAAGCTCCCCGAGAAGTGCCCGGCCCACCTCCGGCCCTGATGCCCCGACCGGGGTTTCCAGGAGGGTGCCCCCCACCCAGGTGCCTAGAGGGCAGTGAAGCAGGCAGGGGGGTGGGCGGCACCGAAGCCCATGCTCCCACCCCCTCGGCCACCACGAGGCCCCAGGGCACGGGGGGGGGCAGCCCACACTGAGCTGGCCTGTCCCGGAGCCAAGATGAGAACCAGGACTCACAGCTCTGACCCTCCCGCAGAGTGTCCTGAAGggcaccctggggcaggggagccTCCACTCTGCCCTGAGGCAGGGGCAAGGGGTGGTCCCCACAGCCAGGCGGCAGCAGGCCTTGCCTTCAGGCCAGGGCAGCCTTGCTCTCAGGGGCTGACGCCTCGTCGCAGGAGACCAAGGGTCAGGGTCAAAGgccttctccttcccccacagTGCGAGCACTGTCTCCAGGAAAGCAGGGAAGCTCACGGGACACCAGGACAGCTTCTAAGGCCGGCTCAGTGTGGTGCAGGCTCAGGGCAGGCTGACAGcagttcctccctccccctcctcctcttcacgTGCCCGGGAAGCAGGCGCACACCCTGGGCAGTGCCCTccagggccctggggcaggggctggggctgccctgAGCGAGTGCAGGGGTTGGGGCTCACCCGGTCAAAGTGGTTGAAGGAAGCCCGGAACTCATTCATCTGCTCCTGGCTGATGCCCTTGGCATCCCTGGTCAGGATCTGGTTCTCCACCTCGTTGATGGTCCTGGCGATGGTGGTGAGGAGCTGCTCCCAGCCCACGCGGATgtgctggggatggggggggcCTGTCAGAAAAGGGGTCCCAGGCCTGGGCCACCCCTGCCTATGCCTTCCCCGACCATCGAAATGGCCCAAGCAATGAAACCAAGCCTTGTGTCCAGCTTTACAGGGGAATCAGGACGACGACAACACACCAGGACAGAGGACCCTGATGATGAAGGGGGAAGCACAGCAGGGCGGTGGCCTCCGCCCGAGATGACAGAGACCAGAATGACCAGTGTGGTCAGGCCAAGAAGCAGGCCAAAGTCGGCAGCAGCAAAGATTAAAGCATCAAAAAGTGGATAATTCCCTGAATATCCAACTCCAtaacctcacacacacaccttcacGGTCAAAACAAGTACGTCATTTAGAAGGCAGATGCCATGCCAGTGTTTTGGAGACCACCAGCTGCAGAATCGCCAGGCTGCCTGATAACAATTTAGGTTCCtgagccccatcccagacctagtGAATCAGATTCTGGAGATGGGGCCTGGAAGTCTGCATTCTCAACACGCTCCTTGGGAAATTCAGAAGGCACTGAGGACTGAAGACCCAGGGCTCCAGGAGTGAGACGTGAGTATCCCCTCACTTAAAGGCCAGAGTTTATCCTACTGTGACCAGCTTTCTTGGATGATGGCTAACCCCCCAACACTACTCCAGCCCAGGACGGGGAAGCAGAAGGGGGTCTGGGGCTCCCTCTCCGGAGAGGCAAGGCTGGTGCCACCCACCTCCATGGTGTAGTTGGTGTGCTTGTTGTCGAAGATGAGTGCCTCCTGGATGAGCTGGTGGTCGCCCTCCAGCTGGTCGATCTTGGGCTTATAGTTGACGATGCTCTTCTCGTATTGCCGCAGGTGGCTGAGCTGGTCCTCCAGGGTCCCGTGCATCTCAATGGAGATCCTCCCTATCTCCTGCTCACCCGAGAAGGAGGCCCTTGTCAGACCACCCCACTCAGGGCCCCTGGAGTGGAGACTGGGGCCTGCAGGTCACTGACCAACCCCTCAGGTGATTTTTGCCATGGAAACAGCATCATAAAGGAGTATAACCAGAATTGTTATCACCAGATAAATACCTCCTGGCTCTCGGGTACCTCTTAGCCTCAGGAAGGGGATGCAAGGTCAGCTGCTAACCTAAATGTTCACTCCTCTGCTCCTCACTCCTCTGCTGAAACTCCCTTCCCAAGCCCGTTCCCCACTACCATCCATCTCAGGGACTCTTCCATTGAGCTGGATCCCTCACAGGCTCAGCACACCTCACTTACCTACTCAATGGCCATGCTCCTGCTGTTCTGTTCCTGGgatgcctgccctgccccccctCAATCCCACCTGTCTCCGTGGGTCCAGGCCTAATCCCTGTTTCTGTCCATCTTTCATCCACGTAAACACACCTTGCTTGTGAAAGTACTTTCTGTGCACTCAATTCAACCCAGCAAATATtccctgagcacctactatgcacaCTGTGCTAagcaagtgggggtggggtgcagggaagACACAAACGTGAACTTgacatggtctctgccctcaacAAACTCAGAGGGACATCACGCTCCAACCCAAGCGGTGTCCCTTCTTTATCTACATCACCCCGATACCTGGCCCAATAATTCAGCAAAAAATTCCATGCTTGCCCAGAGCTCGGTTCTCTCTCTGGGGAGACGACCCTGTCTGACCAGGCTCACGGCTCAGGAGGAAGGGAGACCCAGGCAAGCCAAGTCAGTCCCCGAGGCACTGATCCTCCTGTGGGACTTGCTCGTGTGGCTTTTTAGTGCGGTGTCCATGTGGCTCTTTGCTCTCAAACCAGACATTGGGATCAACGCACAGGCCTTCCCTGCATAGGCTCCACAGCCCCTCTAGGGCAGCAGACCAGCCGCGGGCTCAGGACCCGCAGTCCCCATGGGCCCTGTCCCGGAGGAGGCAGGACAAGCCTTCCTGGCTGCGACGGTGCTGGGAAGGGTGGaagcctctccctgcctcccacggTGGGACCCACCTCCATCTTGGTCTGGATCCAGGGCCCGATGACGTTGGCCTGGGCCCCAAACTGCTTGCGCAACCTCTCATTGTGCTGCTGGCGGGCATGTTCCTCCGTCAGGGCCTGGTCCCGCCGCGGCACCAGCTGCCGCACCTGGGGCAGAAACAATCGTGGGACACTGGGATGGGCCAGCCATCTGCCCCCATTTCAGAAGAGGGAATGGAAGGGCCCTGAGGGGAAGGGGCCAGTCAGGGACAGAAGAGGAGTGAACACACTGACCTGTTCTAGAAATGCAGTCATTCATTAACTTGACAGATGATGCGTACTTACCATGTGACAGTGAAATCAATGAAAAGTCAATGAAAATCAACAACAcagacagacaaaaatccctgcccttccGAAACTTACCCCACCCAGGCCTTGGACTCACCTGGTCCCATTTGCCATTGATCTCCTGAGGCGTGATGGTTGTGTAGGGGTTGGTGCCCGCCATGTTGACGTGGTAGGTCTGGACAATCTTGGACACCTCGTTGTGGATGCCCAGGATGGCCAGGCGCTCCTTGTCGGCATCGGGGAGGGTGGCCTTGAACTGCTCATGGGCTGTGGTCAGTCCCTGGACAGATATGGGCAGGCAGGAGAAGCACAGTGACTGGGAGGGACGGGTGCCTCCCGCGGGCCACGTGAGCCGAGGGAGACCTGCAGGTCTCAGGGTAGAGGTGGGCGGAGGGGCCACCGGAGGCCGGTCCCACGCCCGCTGGGAGGCCTGGAGGTATCAACCCAGGGCTCTCACGGCTGAGAACCAGATGGCCGGGCTGGCCACGGGAAGGTACAACAGCTCACGCTCGGGGCTGCAGGATTCAGCCACAACCCTGCCCCTGGCCCCCGGCGCTCACCACCCCACAGGCAGGTCAGGGACAAGGGGTGCCCTGGGTCTGCTCCTCAGGTGACCTCCCCCAAGACAGGTTCCTTGTTACAGGtactgtgcaaaacctttttcATCTGACACACTGCAGCTGTGCAAAAGAATGGCTTACTGCTATGAAAATGAGCTCCAAGATAATTgttaggttaaaaataaaggttCAGGATACAGTatataataaaaaacattttgtgtaaaaaaaaGGGGTGCGGGGAAGAACATGTTAAATAAATGTGCTCGCCTGTGCAGAGCCTGCGTGGCCACACTGCTCACCTCTGGGGAGGGGCACTGGGGGCTGAGGGACGAGGGGTATGAGAGGAACTCACTGCACAGCCTTTTTAGCGTTCAGATTTTATACCACGTGCATTATGTTACTGagtcaaaatagataaaatggaaagCTTTCGAATCTATAACATCCTGGGGATGCTACCCTCAGTCCTCTCCCTACAGGGGCGGCCCTGCAGGAGGGTGACCGGCAGAGTATGGGCCGTGGGTGGCGGGGGAAGACGGCCTGCCGGGGCCAGGGGGGCGGCAGCACACCTGGATCTCCTCGATGGTGTGCACGATGAAGGTGTCCTGCAGGTCCTCCATGGCCCCCTCCATCCAGTTGTTGAAGGGCGCGGCCCGCTTGGCATACTCCAAGTACAGCTGGTCAATGGTCTCCAGCAGTTTCTCTGTCCGCTGGGAGTGCCAAATGGCATGCGGGTGGGGAGTGTTTACTAAAAGTCACAGCCAGAACTACCACCCCAACCCCATTCCCAATAGCCTTCGAGAGCCTCCTGGCCAGACCAAAGGGGTTCCGGTCTAGAAGCACAAGATGAACTCAGAAAGAACAGGCTCTCTCTAGGATGCTGTTTCTTAATATGAGGTGTATGGACCACCTCACATTGGAGTCATCCAGCCTGGCCCCCAAAGAGTCTTGTTTGGAGAACAGGAAAGTTCTCAAAACAGCTGGGGTTGGACTAAGTATACTAAACCGAGAGGATGAGATATGATTAGGACATTTCCATCAGGGCAAAGGCCAAGTCCAGTGTCCATGTGAGCCTTCCACGGTCAGGCCAGGCATGGGAAAGGTCCGGGGAACCCAGTGCAGCCTCTTAGCCCAAAGCAAAGGGAGTCACGAAGCAGGAAGGAGCACAGAGAGCTGCTAGAGGCAGGCCTCCAGCTCCCAAGAGGGCCCTCACCTCCAGAGCTTCCCTCCGCTTCTGGGTTAGGGCCCCCAGATTGTCCCACTGGTCACAGATCTTTTGGCATCGGGCATTGACACTGGGTGAGTCGTAATAGTCCAGCTCGCTGGGAGGGAGGAGACGGGAAGAGTCAGATGGCCCAGGCTACCTCCAGGAcctgctctcctctccctggggctggggcGCTCGTGGCACTGGAAGGCCAGGTGTGCTTGCTTCATGAAGACCTGCCAGgattcccctcccaccctcaactCTTTGGCTTTCAGGAGACTGCTGGGAGGAGACCAGCGAAGGCCAGTTCTCCTCTGCAAGGGGCCCCACCCCAACCTTGCCTACAGGCCATGCCAACTTGACCTTAATGCCCAATGACAGGAAGCCACGAAGACCAGCCGAGCTCAGAGCCAAGACTTGGTCATCGTCCAGTCCTGCTCTGGTTACAGGTAAGGACCGAAGGCCCGTGACACAACAGTCACAGGCTGGGAATGTTCTTAGTCTTCTGCATTGATGACCTTCCTGCCCAGGGACCCTGCTCGTGTTCCaggccacacacccccccccctcccccaatagaGCCCCAGCACCCACTGGGCCGGGCCTACTTGAGCTCCTGCGCGATGGCGGCGATCTGCTCCACACGGTCCTGGTGGGCGGCCAGGTCGCTCTCAAAGGCCTCGTGCTTCTTCAGCAGGGCCTTGATCTCCGAGAGAGTGGCCGTCTCATAATCCTTCTGCCGCAGCATGGCCTCTTTGCCTGGGTCAGAGACAGGGCACCAGGCTGAGCGCGAGCCGGGAGGCCCACCCCTGGGAGTTCCCCTTCTGGGACATCCCAAGGAGACATGCCCCATACGACGATCAATTATCTGCCATTCGAGAAGGCAGATGTGTGACGAACACCCAccatggggcagggctgggaaagTCACTACTTTCCATGGAGCATGTCAGGGCCAATCGGGAGAGGTGATGTACAAAGGCTACGCAGGACTAGGTGGGAAAGTTAGGGCATCACATGAACTTTATACACAGCAGGAAACAATGATCTATGCCTGTGGGATAACCTGGGAAAAACAAGCCAAGCCCCGTATTTTGAGTTTCTCCAGTTACAGTTGTTGGTCCCCAGCAGCCCTGCAGGGACCCCTCCCCTCAATTACACTCAGTGTGGGCAGCATGTCCAGTGCACTCTGCACATAGGCCCTCAGCGGCCAGAATCTTCTCCAGTCACCAGGTACACTGCCCTCTCTTTGCAGGGGCAAGGCAGGACTTGCATTTCTTGGATTTTTGTTTCCCAGGAGGAAAAGGGGATGAGAAATGGCCTCTCAGACTGTTGTCAGATGATGGTCACCAGCTGCCCTGGGAAGTGGCTGCTGCAGGACAGGGGCTGAGCTGGCCTTGTCCACATGCCTACCTCCTGTAT
The window above is part of the Hippopotamus amphibius kiboko isolate mHipAmp2 chromosome 4, mHipAmp2.hap2, whole genome shotgun sequence genome. Proteins encoded here:
- the ACTN1 gene encoding alpha-actinin-1 isoform X2; this encodes MDHYDSQQTNDYMQPEEDWDRDLLLDPAWEKQQRKTFTAWCNSHLRKAGTQIENIEEDFRDGLKLMLLLEVISGERLAKPERGKMRVHKISNVNKALDFIASKGVKLVSIGAEEIVDGNVKMTLGMIWTIILRFAIQDISVEETSAKEGLLLWCQRKTAPYKNVNIQNFHISWKDGLGFCALIHRHRPELIDYGKLRKDDPLTNLNTAFDVAEKYLDIPKMLDAEDIVGTARPDEKAIMTYVSSFYHAFSGAQKAETAANRICKVLAVNQENEQLMEDYEKLASDLLEWIRRTIPWLENRAPENTMQAMQQKLEDFRDYRRLHKPPKVQEKCQLEINFNTLQTKLRLSNRPAFMPSEGRMVSDVNNAWGCLEQAEKGYEEWLLNEIRRLERLDHLAEKFRQKASIHEAWTDGKEAMLRQKDYETATLSEIKALLKKHEAFESDLAAHQDRVEQIAAIAQELNELDYYDSPSVNARCQKICDQWDNLGALTQKRREALERTEKLLETIDQLYLEYAKRAAPFNNWMEGAMEDLQDTFIVHTIEEIQGLTTAHEQFKATLPDADKERLAILGIHNEVSKIVQTYHVNMAGTNPYTTITPQEINGKWDQVRQLVPRRDQALTEEHARQQHNERLRKQFGAQANVIGPWIQTKMEEIGRISIEMHGTLEDQLSHLRQYEKSIVNYKPKIDQLEGDHQLIQEALIFDNKHTNYTMEHIRVGWEQLLTTIARTINEVENQILTRDAKGISQEQMNEFRASFNHFDRDHSGTLGPEEFKACLISLGYDIGNDPQGEAEFARIMSIVDPNRLGVVTFQAFIDFMSRETADTDTADQVMASFKILAGDKNYITVDELRRELPPDQAEYCIARMAPYTGPDAVPGALDYMSFSTALYGESDL